A single genomic interval of Litoreibacter ponti harbors:
- a CDS encoding biopolymer transporter ExbB yields MDTQTAQARAQQFTQPVRQIVLMLIILGLVVFGAYLIYPAVAPVFLASPFLNGVIMAVFVFGVLACFWQVLQLISSVSWIESYTSERADHDEFRAPRLLASLAALLRSRGARMQISSGSARTILDSVATRMDEARDITRYIVNLLIFLGLLGTFYGLATTIPGVVDTIRSLNVEEGESGAQVFGQLMDGLEDQLAGMGTAFASSLLGLAGSLVVGLLELFAGHGQNRFYREMEEWLSTITRVGFSSGDGEGGGAFDQGVVATVLDHMVEQIDSLQGLFMQGEVARAGTGEKLDALTDSVQQLTGRLDTTLDPTDALNRVADGQELLLEQLAERADSDGIDAESRMRLRSIDVQLLKILEEMSAGRQESLAQLHKDLAQVTQAVRQLTRERRPLTPTRRPATDRDQEG; encoded by the coding sequence GACGGCGCAGGCGCGCGCGCAGCAGTTCACCCAGCCGGTGCGCCAGATCGTGCTGATGCTGATCATCCTTGGGCTGGTGGTCTTCGGGGCCTATCTGATCTACCCCGCCGTCGCGCCGGTTTTCCTCGCCTCGCCCTTCCTCAATGGGGTGATCATGGCGGTCTTCGTCTTCGGGGTGCTGGCCTGTTTCTGGCAGGTGCTGCAGCTGATCTCGTCGGTGTCGTGGATCGAAAGCTACACCTCCGAGCGGGCCGATCACGACGAGTTCCGGGCGCCGCGCCTTTTGGCCTCGCTGGCGGCCCTGCTGCGCTCGCGGGGGGCGCGGATGCAGATCAGCTCCGGCTCGGCGCGCACGATCCTCGACTCGGTCGCAACCCGTATGGACGAGGCCCGCGATATCACGCGCTACATCGTCAACCTGTTGATTTTCCTTGGCCTTCTCGGCACGTTCTACGGACTTGCCACGACCATCCCCGGGGTGGTCGACACGATCCGATCGCTGAACGTCGAAGAGGGCGAAAGCGGCGCGCAGGTCTTTGGCCAGCTGATGGACGGGCTGGAAGACCAACTGGCGGGCATGGGCACGGCGTTCGCGTCGTCGCTTCTGGGGCTCGCCGGCTCGCTCGTGGTGGGCTTGCTGGAGCTCTTTGCCGGACACGGGCAGAACCGCTTCTACCGCGAGATGGAGGAGTGGCTGTCGACGATCACGCGCGTGGGCTTCTCGTCCGGCGATGGCGAAGGGGGCGGCGCGTTCGATCAAGGGGTCGTCGCGACCGTGCTCGACCATATGGTCGAGCAGATCGACAGCCTGCAGGGGCTGTTCATGCAGGGCGAAGTGGCCCGGGCCGGGACGGGCGAGAAGTTAGATGCGCTGACCGACAGCGTGCAGCAGCTGACCGGGCGGCTTGATACCACGCTGGACCCCACGGATGCGCTCAATCGGGTCGCCGACGGGCAGGAGCTATTGCTGGAACAGCTGGCCGAGCGCGCGGACAGTGACGGTATCGACGCCGAAAGCCGGATGCGCCTTCGCTCGATCGATGTGCAGCTCCTGAAGATCCTCGAAGAAATGTCGGCGGGCCGGCAAGAAAGCCTCGCCCAGCTGCACAAGGACCTCGCGCAGGTGACGCAGGCCGTGCGCCAGCTGACCCGGGAGCGACGCCCGCTCACGCCCACCCGTCGCCCCGCCACCGACCGGGATCAGGAGGGCTAG